The genomic stretch CGATGGCCGCTTTGCGGTGTAGATGTGAAACACCTGGCGATTGCCTTCGCTGTCGCGCGTTGGATACGCCTGCACATCGGAAACCCGACTGACCGGCTGAATTGGGTCGATGTCATCCTTGGTAATCCAGTATTCGAGCCGGCGGCGAAACTGATCGAGTAGTACGCCAAGCACCACGTTTTTATTCGTATTTCTGGGCGTGCGCACGCGGTGGGCTTCGATGAGTTGCAATGCACCCGTGTCGGTTGCCAGCACGATATGATCGCCGTCGATGAACTTCGACCGCAGGGCGAGCCGCTCCATGTCGTAGAAGCAGTTTTCGCCTGATACGTCGCACTGGTCGGGGTCTTGCGACCAGTCTTTCCAGCGGGCTTCGAGTTCGTCATCCAGAGCCGCATCGCCCGTGTTTGCATCGAGCGAAAAGCCTTCTTGAACGATGTTATCCACGGCCCGCTCGACCGTCTGGCCGACAATGATGTCGTTGCGGTCCATGTCGCGGGCTTCTTCGATGCTCCGCAAGTAATCCGACTCGTTGCGGTAGTGATAGTCCGCGCCGCTTCCCGTGGCAGATACGCCCACGCGGCGACGGCGGTAGCGACTCGCCTTAGCTGCGGAATAATCCTGCCGCAAGCCCTCGAAGGCGTCAGCAATCGAATCCGTCCTGCCATTGATGCGTTTCACCGGAAGTTGGTATCCGCGCCAAGAAACTTCACGCCACCACTGGTACCGCTGGAGAGTTGCACATACTGATAGGCGCGGTCCAGTTCGGCCTGAACGTGTTCGACGTTCATTGCCAGCGAACTGCCACTGCGGGCGCTCGCCTTCGGAACCTTGCGCAACCAGATACGCGCCGCTGCCGCGAAAGCCTTTGCCTTCGCGCCGCTGCCGGACTCCGCGAAGTCTGCATTCGCGTCCATCTCGGCTTCGATTGCGGCCAGCGTACTCTCACCTGTTACGGCCATGAGAGCCATGCTAACGCGCGCGGAAAGAGAGCGGATTGCGTTCGGGCAATCCGTTTTTACGAGCTTACGATGCGTTCGCGTCGGCAATCTGGTCAATCAGCCACTTGATTGCGTCGGAGCATCGACGCACCGGCCGACCGTTGGCCATCACGCCGCCTGAATCTTCCAGCGACCGCTGTACGCGCTTCAACGTCTCAGCCTGCCGCCGCGTCAGGTGCGCCACGTCTACGCGGCGGGAAATATGGCACGCCGCCGGAACCTCGGCCAGCGGCACTGTCACCGTCGTTTTCGTTGGAATCGGCGGTGCTTCGAGCTTCTTCGACACACTCGGCAGTTGCCGCGACATAAATCACCTCTCCGTTAGAAGGTAAGGTAGTCCTGTTGGATTGACGAACCGCTCCACCGTTGCCGGCGACGGTTTTGGAATCAATGGTTGCGGTGAGGCCGACGGCATCAGCGTGACACCGCACATATTGGCCGCCGCGCACGCCATGTAGGTTGCATCGAGCCAGTGATTGTTGGCGTTTACCTTGTGCCAATACTTCTTGACGCCCCGGCCCTCCTTAAAATCCTCTCGCCATTCTTCCGCTACGATATGGTGGGCGTAAGACTGATGCTTTCGCGGTTCGGTCGGTGTCCACAAGGACAACGAGCCGGGGCGTTCGCGGTGGTCATCGTCGAAAGTCGGCGTAAGGAACCGCTCGTGTACCCAGCGTTTCCAATGGTCGCTGCCCAGGGTGTACAGATAAATGCCGTGGTCCGGCTGATGCGCGACGTTCCAGAACGAGCCGCCCTCGGCGTGTTCGCGAAACGTCGAACCGATACCCTTCGACGCCAGAAAGGGCTTGCCACCAACGTCGCGAATGAACGAATACACGGCATCGCGGTAATCGCCTGAATCGACCAGTACGGCATCCATTTCACGGATCTCGCCCAGATCGTCGTAGTATGGTTCTTGCAGCCGCTGATGCCGCCAATCCAGCAGTGCGCGGTAAATCGCCCGTTCGACCGTCTCCACTGCCGCATTCTTGGCAACCCCCACCACCTCGGCGATGCCGTAATCCACAACGCAACCGATGGCCTGTTCTCGCCATGCCGTCACAACCCAATGGCAGTAATACTTGCCAATGTCGATGGCAGCCGTCAGGGCGATTGTGTCGCGCGGCAGGATGCGTTGTTCCCGGCCGTTGACTCGCGACATTACCAGAGCCGCACTGATTCCATCGGTCTGCGGCCCAGACTGCTCTGGCGGATCGTTGTCGTATTCCGTCGCAACGGCCTCCCAGCCGATGCGTGCCACTTCGTTGAAGTATCGCTGCAGCGCCGATACTTCGAGTTGCGTACCATCCGGCAATACCTGGCCGTTGAAACGATGCTCGTTCGCCACCTTCGCGCCCCGATCCATTTCGGCACGATGATCGAGATAGAACTGGTGCGCACGTCTGGCGTTCGGATCGAGTGCCTTACCATCCTCGCCCTTGCGGCGTTGGTCTTCCTGCCGCTGTTGCATGTATTCTTCCCACAGGGCGATATTCTCCGGTCGATTCAACAGAAATTTGAATCGCCGCCCCTTCCACGACGGCTTGCGTTCGGGATCGGTAAACCATGCCGATGCACAGTCGCGCGATTGGAGCGTAGTCAGCATGATTCGCGCCACGCCCCGCTGTTGCCCACCCAGCCCGCCAATGCCCCTGTCGATGCGTGCTTCCAGCTTATTCGCCTGCACCACATTATTGACCGTTTCCTCGGTGTCGGGATCGTCGATCCCAACTACCTGTGGCCGTTGGTTCTTTTTGTTCAGACCGCGCACGGCACTATCCAGCCCGCGCGTTGCAATGATCCCGCACGCCGCTGGGGAGCCAGGCACGTTCGGCAGAATCAATTCATTGCCGCACCACGTGAAACGCGATGGGGCCGCGTCATACTGCTCGC from Pirellulales bacterium encodes the following:
- a CDS encoding phage terminase large subunit family protein encodes the protein MRGLNKKNQRPQVVGIDDPDTEETVNNVVQANKLEARIDRGIGGLGGQQRGVARIMLTTLQSRDCASAWFTDPERKPSWKGRRFKFLLNRPENIALWEEYMQQRQEDQRRKGEDGKALDPNARRAHQFYLDHRAEMDRGAKVANEHRFNGQVLPDGTQLEVSALQRYFNEVARIGWEAVATEYDNDPPEQSGPQTDGISAALVMSRVNGREQRILPRDTIALTAAIDIGKYYCHWVVTAWREQAIGCVVDYGIAEVVGVAKNAAVETVERAIYRALLDWRHQRLQEPYYDDLGEIREMDAVLVDSGDYRDAVYSFIRDVGGKPFLASKGIGSTFREHAEGGSFWNVAHQPDHGIYLYTLGSDHWKRWVHERFLTPTFDDDHRERPGSLSLWTPTEPRKHQSYAHHIVAEEWREDFKEGRGVKKYWHKVNANNHWLDATYMACAAANMCGVTLMPSASPQPLIPKPSPATVERFVNPTGLPYLLTER